A stretch of the Patescibacteria group bacterium genome encodes the following:
- a CDS encoding glycosyltransferase, with product MDNKIKILHIVPSLLPGGAEKMAVDLAKFADRGLFSVEVLCLRAGGIWEEELRRAQIPFTVIGSLRHPIIFDFFKIVGFIRAFSPDIVQTHLFGADFYGRLAAKLAGVKRIISTEQNLNWNENWLKKIAKYWTAKLAVKIVAASGAIKKYLIDQEGVEAGKIEVIYNGVEIEKFLNNSRAYEATSPVVGTIGRLTRQKGFDYLLKSVANIPEIEVLIAGEGEERESLLQGIKELGLERRVKLVGVRKDVAGFLNSLDIFVLPSRWEGFGIVILEAGLSGLPVIASGVDGILEIISDNEDGLLFAPGNSEDLAAKLKKLLSDPAERARLGKNLQRKVADKFDIKKTVKQYEELYQKIMN from the coding sequence ATGGATAATAAAATTAAAATTTTGCATATCGTCCCCAGCTTATTGCCGGGCGGAGCGGAAAAAATGGCGGTCGATTTGGCCAAATTCGCCGACCGCGGCCTTTTCAGCGTCGAAGTTCTTTGTTTGCGGGCCGGTGGAATTTGGGAAGAGGAATTGCGGCGGGCGCAAATTCCGTTCACGGTTATCGGCAGTCTCCGGCACCCGATAATTTTTGATTTTTTCAAGATCGTTGGTTTTATCCGTGCTTTTTCGCCCGACATCGTCCAGACCCATCTTTTTGGCGCGGATTTTTATGGCCGCTTAGCGGCGAAATTGGCTGGCGTCAAAAGAATTATTTCCACCGAACAGAATTTAAATTGGAATGAGAATTGGCTGAAAAAAATCGCCAAATACTGGACGGCCAAATTGGCGGTTAAAATAGTCGCGGCGTCAGGAGCGATAAAAAAATATTTAATTGATCAGGAAGGCGTCGAGGCAGGCAAGATCGAAGTGATTTATAATGGCGTGGAAATTGAAAAATTTTTAAATAATAGCCGCGCTTACGAAGCGACTTCGCCCGTTGTCGGCACGATCGGCCGCTTAACCCGCCAAAAAGGTTTTGATTATTTGCTGAAATCAGTGGCTAATATTCCAGAAATTGAAGTCTTGATTGCCGGAGAAGGGGAAGAGAGAGAATCTTTGCTTCAGGGAATCAAAGAACTTGGCTTGGAACGGCGAGTGAAGTTGGTCGGAGTGCGAAAAGATGTGGCTGGCTTTTTAAATTCGTTGGATATTTTTGTCCTGCCTTCGCGCTGGGAAGGATTTGGCATTGTTATTTTGGAAGCGGGCTTGTCCGGCTTGCCGGTTATCGCGAGCGGAGTTGACGGTATTTTAGAAATAATTTCCGACAACGAGGACGGCCTGTTATTTGCGCCGGGCAACAGCGAAGATCTGGCCGCTAAATTGAAAAAATTGCTCTCCGATCCGGCCGAGCGCGCCCGCTTGGGAAAAAATCTCCAGCGAAAAGTCGCGGATAAATTTGATATCAAGAA
- a CDS encoding O-antigen ligase family protein translates to MNMAEKIKIQPNENRVASWLVLAFLALLFIAACLAAPSYPWLLIVFFAAAIFLLLATKIEYGVYLMIFFLPAINWNFTFHSLVIPFVDLLGLTVFTAFVLRTVYRRLFDRARFSLRIPLFIPFILFFASITISNFLSEYISGNIWYSIRWILFFYLVYVTLPVNVINNERILKNSLISFMLSGLTVAMMGVVSLFQQDWQYTLVRTLPIQIFGIYPLGDNHNLVGEVLIVSLFFTQALKYWSRSITATRLLNILMIFQTLVLLGTFSRAAWVALGVGVILFLIFAQRAARGQLLVIMAFCLILLSPFSLYMYKLQSNFSIGGTSNESRLLMTEIAWNNFTLKPLFGWGTGQFENMMANDVRFIANYGAPLDSHGVWQKVLAENGVFGVVTFAGIFLSIVIIFFRSLRKYRAETALLLPIFLGGLCMFLIQFFNTSYYKGKLWLPVALGLCAINIVRKKFREAKKKS, encoded by the coding sequence ATGAATATGGCCGAAAAAATTAAAATACAACCTAATGAAAATCGAGTTGCCTCCTGGCTGGTTTTGGCGTTTTTGGCGCTCTTATTCATCGCCGCCTGCCTGGCCGCGCCCAGCTATCCTTGGCTGCTGATCGTTTTTTTCGCCGCGGCGATTTTTTTACTGCTCGCCACCAAGATCGAATACGGCGTTTATTTAATGATTTTCTTTTTGCCGGCGATCAATTGGAATTTCACTTTTCATAGCTTAGTGATCCCGTTCGTCGATCTGCTTGGCCTCACTGTTTTCACCGCCTTTGTGCTGCGGACCGTTTATCGCCGGCTCTTCGACCGCGCCCGCTTCAGCTTGAGAATTCCGCTTTTTATCCCATTCATTTTATTTTTTGCCAGCATCACAATCTCAAATTTCCTCTCGGAATATATCAGCGGCAATATTTGGTATTCGATCCGCTGGATTTTGTTTTTTTATTTGGTTTACGTCACCTTGCCGGTTAACGTCATCAATAATGAAAGGATATTGAAAAATTCCCTGATCAGCTTTATGTTGTCCGGCTTGACCGTCGCTATGATGGGAGTCGTTTCGCTTTTCCAGCAGGATTGGCAATATACGCTGGTGCGGACTTTGCCGATTCAAATTTTCGGCATTTATCCTTTGGGCGATAATCATAATTTGGTCGGCGAAGTGCTGATCGTTTCCTTGTTTTTTACGCAGGCGCTTAAATATTGGTCGCGTTCGATCACGGCCACCCGGCTGTTGAATATTCTGATGATTTTTCAAACTTTGGTTCTACTGGGAACTTTTTCCCGCGCCGCCTGGGTCGCCTTGGGCGTCGGCGTCATTCTTTTTTTGATCTTCGCCCAGCGAGCGGCCCGCGGCCAGCTTTTAGTCATTATGGCTTTTTGCCTGATTTTGCTTTCGCCGTTTTCGCTGTATATGTATAAATTGCAGAGCAATTTTTCCATCGGCGGCACCTCGAACGAAAGCCGCCTGCTGATGACCGAGATCGCCTGGAATAATTTTACGCTCAAGCCGCTTTTCGGCTGGGGGACCGGGCAGTTTGAGAATATGATGGCCAATGACGTGCGTTTTATCGCTAACTATGGAGCGCCCCTGGATTCGCACGGAGTCTGGCAAAAAGTTTTGGCGGAGAACGGCGTATTCGGCGTCGTTACTTTTGCCGGAATTTTTCTTTCAATTGTTATTATTTTTTTCCGCTCGTTAAGAAAATATCGGGCGGAAACAGCATTGCTTTTGCCGATATTTTTGGGCGGCCTCTGCATGTTTTTGATCCAATTTTTTAATACCTCTTATTATAAGGGCAAGCTTTGGCTGCCGGTCGCGTTGGGATTGTGCGCGATCAATATTGTGAGGAAAAAATTTCGAGAGGCCAAGAAAAAATCGTAA